From the Microbacterium thalassium genome, one window contains:
- a CDS encoding alpha/beta fold hydrolase, whose product MGDGAAGTDVPQATTERVRRPLRCGEPTVYDLVTEDGVTVRLTRFEGGSKGPVILTPGFGTSAVAYTLDTTDTNFPEYLYEHGYDVWIFEYRASPHLASASTQFSLDAIAQYDYPAAVAKVREITGAESVQIVAHCIGSLTMLMSMGLGLTGVRSAVASQVTLHPRGGALNEFRSGIYAASVMKALGIDTLTTEEDDDPSWLDKLYEKALALYPAGEEECERPFCRRVMFMYGEVYDHDHLNEATHEHLEEAFGVANMTTFLQITKILREDHAVSLDGEHDYLEDVEGLRLPIAFIHGEHNRLFVPEGSRLTYEFLRERNGPDLYTRHVIPGYAHMDCFIGKDAARDVYPLITAELDRFN is encoded by the coding sequence ATGGGCGATGGAGCAGCCGGGACCGACGTCCCGCAGGCGACGACCGAGCGGGTGCGACGGCCGCTGCGATGCGGCGAGCCGACCGTGTACGACCTCGTCACGGAGGACGGCGTCACCGTCCGCCTGACGCGCTTCGAGGGCGGGTCGAAGGGGCCCGTCATCCTCACTCCCGGCTTCGGGACGTCGGCGGTCGCGTACACCCTCGACACGACGGACACCAACTTCCCCGAGTATCTGTACGAGCACGGCTACGACGTGTGGATCTTCGAGTACCGCGCGAGCCCGCACCTCGCGTCGGCGAGCACGCAGTTCTCGCTCGACGCCATCGCCCAGTACGACTATCCGGCCGCGGTGGCGAAGGTGCGTGAGATCACCGGGGCCGAGTCCGTGCAGATCGTCGCGCACTGCATCGGCTCGCTCACGATGCTGATGTCGATGGGTCTCGGACTGACGGGCGTCCGCTCCGCCGTCGCGTCGCAGGTGACGCTGCATCCGCGCGGCGGGGCCCTGAACGAGTTCCGCTCCGGGATCTATGCCGCAAGCGTCATGAAGGCGCTCGGGATCGACACCCTCACCACCGAGGAGGACGACGACCCCTCGTGGCTCGACAAGCTGTACGAGAAGGCGCTCGCGCTCTATCCGGCCGGAGAGGAGGAGTGCGAGAGACCGTTCTGCCGACGGGTGATGTTCATGTACGGCGAGGTGTACGACCACGACCACCTCAACGAGGCGACGCACGAGCACCTCGAGGAGGCGTTCGGCGTGGCGAACATGACGACGTTCCTGCAGATCACGAAGATCCTGCGCGAGGACCACGCCGTCAGCCTCGACGGCGAGCACGACTACCTCGAGGACGTCGAGGGGCTGCGACTGCCGATCGCGTTCATCCACGGCGAGCACAACCGGCTCTTCGTGCCCGAGGGCAGCCGACTGACGTACGAGTTCCTGCGCGAGCGGAACGGCCCGGACCTCTACACGCGTCACGTGATCCCCGGCTACGCGCATATGGACTGCTTCATCGGCAAGGACGCCGCGCGCGACGTCTACCCGCTCATCACCGCCGAACTGGACCGCTTCAACTGA
- a CDS encoding peroxidase family protein, producing the protein MSNPSGFGRALIRYYSRVNRKTPWFRLPFVMSVVNLIALRDQLRDENLVDTRTPGDAGRTPGTTLEGARESDRRFRNADGAYNDLGDPDMGRAGTRFARNVSLERAWPDTEHMLTPNPREISQKLMRRDSFTPATSLNLLAAAWIQFQTHDWFAHGREDDEPLEVPLPPHDGWFEDPMRIPRTKQDTTRTAADAHLPPTYINSQSHWWDASSIYGSSETRRSQVRSHIGGKLKLQDGHLPLDPASGVAMTGFNENWWVGLGMLHTLFTLEHNAICDALHREHPDMTEDELFGTAQLIVSALLAKIHTVEWTPGIIATPVMNTAMRANWWGLAGERVSRRFGRLSKSDVISGIPGSEHDHHGAPYQLTEEFAAVYRLHPLLPERLDVRSRTDDRLLDAMDFEEIVLLNAQRVLEGEQDVADLWYSFGTQHPGAVQLHNFPRWMQDITLPDGTRLDLAALDILRDRERGVPRYNEFRRQLHLRPAATFEELTDDPVWALQLKEMYGDVELVDLQVGMHAETPPPGFGFSDTAFRVFILMASRRLKSDRFLTECFTAEYYTQTGLDWIADNTMITVILRHFPQLAPAFDGVTNAFAPWKRAAAGRTD; encoded by the coding sequence GTGAGCAATCCATCGGGTTTCGGGCGGGCGCTGATCCGCTATTACAGCCGCGTCAACCGGAAGACGCCCTGGTTCCGACTGCCCTTCGTGATGAGCGTCGTCAACCTCATCGCGCTGCGGGATCAGCTGCGCGATGAGAATCTCGTCGACACGCGGACGCCGGGCGACGCGGGACGGACCCCGGGGACGACGCTGGAGGGCGCGCGGGAATCCGATCGCCGATTCCGCAACGCGGACGGCGCCTACAACGACCTGGGCGATCCCGACATGGGCCGCGCCGGAACGCGGTTCGCGCGCAACGTGTCGCTCGAGCGCGCCTGGCCCGACACCGAGCACATGCTGACGCCCAACCCGCGCGAGATCAGCCAGAAGCTCATGCGGCGCGACAGCTTCACCCCGGCGACGTCGCTGAACCTGCTCGCGGCGGCGTGGATCCAGTTCCAGACGCACGACTGGTTCGCGCACGGGCGCGAGGACGACGAGCCGCTCGAGGTGCCCCTGCCGCCCCACGACGGCTGGTTCGAGGATCCCATGCGCATCCCGCGCACCAAGCAGGACACGACCCGCACGGCCGCCGACGCCCACCTTCCGCCCACGTACATCAACAGCCAGTCGCACTGGTGGGATGCCTCGTCGATCTACGGCAGCTCCGAGACGCGTCGGAGTCAGGTGCGCAGCCACATCGGCGGCAAGCTCAAGCTTCAGGACGGCCATCTGCCGCTGGATCCGGCGTCCGGCGTGGCGATGACGGGGTTCAACGAGAACTGGTGGGTGGGGCTGGGCATGCTCCACACGCTGTTCACCCTCGAGCACAACGCGATCTGCGACGCCCTGCACCGGGAGCACCCCGACATGACCGAGGACGAGCTGTTCGGCACCGCTCAGCTCATCGTCTCGGCGCTGCTCGCGAAGATCCACACGGTGGAGTGGACGCCGGGGATCATCGCAACACCGGTGATGAACACCGCCATGCGCGCGAACTGGTGGGGTCTGGCCGGCGAGCGCGTCAGCCGCCGCTTCGGACGCCTCAGCAAGAGCGATGTGATCAGCGGCATCCCGGGGTCCGAGCACGACCACCACGGCGCGCCCTACCAGCTCACCGAGGAGTTCGCCGCGGTCTACCGTCTGCACCCGCTGCTTCCCGAGCGCCTCGACGTGCGCTCGCGCACGGACGACCGGCTCCTCGACGCCATGGACTTCGAGGAGATCGTCCTCCTCAACGCCCAGCGCGTGCTCGAGGGCGAACAGGACGTCGCCGATCTCTGGTACTCCTTCGGCACGCAGCACCCGGGGGCGGTCCAGCTGCACAACTTCCCGCGCTGGATGCAGGACATCACGCTGCCCGACGGGACGCGGCTGGATCTCGCGGCGCTCGACATCCTGCGCGACCGAGAGCGCGGCGTGCCGCGGTACAACGAGTTCCGCCGCCAGCTCCACCTGAGACCCGCCGCGACCTTCGAGGAGCTCACCGACGACCCGGTCTGGGCGCTGCAGCTGAAGGAGATGTACGGCGACGTCGAGCTGGTGGACCTCCAGGTCGGGATGCACGCCGAGACGCCGCCGCCCGGGTTCGGCTTCAGCGACACCGCCTTCCGCGTGTTCATCCTGATGGCCAGCCGGCGCCTCAAGAGCGACCGGTTCCTCACCGAGTGCTTCACCGCCGAGTACTACACGCAGACCGGTCTGGACTGGATCGCCGACAACACCATGATCACGGTGATCCTGAGGCACTTCCCGCAGCTGGCCCCCGCGTTCGACGGCGTCACGAACGCGTTCGCGCCGTGGAAGCGCGCGGCCGCGGGTCGCACGGACTAG
- a CDS encoding cytochrome P450, with the protein MANESAVPPGRLGLPWLGESAAILKDNHQFFRDRFDRYGPVFKTRLFGIDFAVFSGPEAFHRFATDPRIERIGAHPLPVAQMFDSSVAVTDGPHFRERKLSILDGVWRREAIAHYLPGMQAGLERMLDRWRAQPDVSVRESLSRFTAENTAAMYLVDPQPADVERLLRFLPAFSGAFTTLPIPLPWTQYGRAVRARRDLMALIDDTLDRHLAEPRDDALSRMIDSARSRGVDPRELRHDMVFLLFAGQSGLTVPLTFATMALGRNPEIMERARAEALAVAPDGDLTLDDLDRLEYLGAISKEVRRYYPMNASTNFGRVTAPMEVGGYRIPAGWGAIGAIHITMRNPDVFAEPDVFDPERFTPEREAKLAPGSYVPQGDGDRAGHRCPGEDMVTVATKLYLALALRRGVWSVPEQDLTLSREIFPMPRSGLRIRFEPQPPG; encoded by the coding sequence GTGGCGAACGAATCCGCTGTGCCCCCCGGGCGTCTCGGCCTGCCCTGGCTCGGCGAGTCCGCGGCGATCCTCAAGGACAACCATCAGTTCTTCCGCGATCGGTTCGACCGGTACGGGCCCGTCTTCAAGACCCGGCTGTTCGGCATCGACTTCGCCGTGTTCTCGGGTCCCGAGGCGTTCCACCGGTTCGCCACGGATCCCCGCATCGAGCGCATCGGGGCGCACCCCCTGCCGGTCGCGCAGATGTTCGACAGCTCCGTCGCGGTCACCGACGGCCCGCACTTCCGCGAGCGCAAGCTGTCGATCCTGGACGGGGTGTGGCGGCGCGAGGCGATCGCGCACTACCTGCCCGGGATGCAGGCGGGGCTCGAGCGCATGCTCGACCGATGGAGGGCCCAGCCCGATGTGTCGGTGCGCGAGAGTCTGAGCCGCTTCACCGCCGAGAACACCGCTGCGATGTACCTGGTCGACCCGCAGCCCGCGGACGTCGAGCGACTGCTCCGCTTCCTGCCGGCGTTCTCGGGGGCGTTCACGACCCTGCCGATCCCGCTGCCCTGGACGCAGTACGGACGAGCGGTGCGAGCACGGCGCGACCTCATGGCGCTCATCGACGACACCCTCGACCGCCACCTCGCCGAACCCCGGGACGACGCGCTCTCGCGCATGATCGACTCCGCCCGCTCACGCGGCGTCGACCCGCGTGAGCTGCGCCACGACATGGTGTTCCTGCTGTTCGCCGGCCAGTCGGGGCTGACCGTGCCGCTGACGTTCGCGACGATGGCCCTCGGCCGGAATCCCGAGATCATGGAGCGGGCGCGCGCCGAGGCGCTCGCGGTCGCACCCGACGGCGACCTCACCCTCGACGACCTCGACAGGCTCGAGTACCTGGGCGCGATCTCGAAGGAGGTGCGCCGGTACTACCCGATGAACGCCTCGACGAACTTCGGGCGCGTCACCGCCCCGATGGAGGTAGGCGGATACCGCATCCCCGCGGGCTGGGGCGCGATCGGCGCGATCCACATCACGATGCGCAACCCCGACGTCTTCGCCGAGCCGGACGTCTTCGACCCCGAACGGTTCACCCCCGAACGAGAGGCGAAGCTCGCCCCCGGAAGCTACGTGCCCCAGGGCGACGGCGACCGGGCGGGACACCGCTGCCCGGGTGAGGACATGGTGACCGTCGCCACGAAGCTGTACCTCGCCCTCGCACTGCGGCGGGGTGTGTGGTCGGTTCCCGAGCAGGACCTCACGCTGTCGCGCGAGATCTTCCCCATGCCCCGCAGCGGTCTGCGGATCCGGTTCGAACCGCAGCCGCCCGGGTAG
- a CDS encoding Dyp-type peroxidase produces MLGRPENLPARSVEPATIDLGDIQGNVLRGYTMPAAAYVFLTIVDAPRARALLRRVLPLVQTAELWDATPEHAVNVAFSHEGLRAMGVTEDVLASFPEVFSEGIAPRAERLGDTGTSAPSEWEFSDPHALLTVCAVDTESLESVLAELRAFEAEGAVEFVHIMHTLDRTTGHDHFGFFDGVSQPAIAGAGVRSRRGDGQPDGNGGWREVATGEVLLGYPDEDGRLPEAPAAPFERNGTFVVVRKLAMDVAGFRRFVRDAGYPGGPDKLAAKMVGRWPDGTPLAISPEAPDAAISADPERINDFAYDDDPEGLRCPVGAHVRRSNPRDSKGFFHGRLTNRHRMVRRGRSYGTPLDEDRLDDDGTERGLMFVSFQTDIWRQFETVQALWMNDGDPLGVGADKDFLASGDDDGGKMTIPGHPPFFLKPLPRFVTTRGGAYLFQPSMSALRWLGDLA; encoded by the coding sequence ATGCTGGGGCGACCCGAGAACCTCCCCGCTCGCTCCGTCGAGCCCGCGACGATCGACCTCGGTGACATCCAGGGGAACGTGCTGCGCGGGTACACGATGCCCGCGGCGGCCTATGTCTTCCTCACGATCGTCGACGCGCCCCGCGCGCGGGCGCTGCTGCGACGCGTCCTGCCGCTGGTGCAGACCGCGGAGCTGTGGGACGCCACGCCCGAGCACGCCGTGAACGTCGCCTTCTCGCACGAGGGGCTGCGAGCGATGGGAGTGACCGAGGACGTGCTCGCGTCGTTCCCCGAGGTGTTCTCCGAGGGGATCGCCCCTCGCGCGGAGCGCCTGGGCGACACCGGCACCAGCGCACCGTCCGAGTGGGAGTTCTCGGACCCGCATGCTCTCCTGACCGTGTGCGCGGTCGACACCGAGTCGCTGGAGTCCGTTCTCGCGGAGCTGCGCGCATTCGAGGCCGAGGGCGCCGTGGAGTTCGTCCACATCATGCACACGCTCGATCGCACGACCGGGCACGACCATTTCGGCTTCTTCGACGGCGTGAGCCAGCCGGCGATCGCGGGCGCCGGCGTGCGCTCGCGGCGTGGCGACGGTCAGCCCGACGGCAATGGCGGGTGGCGGGAGGTCGCGACCGGCGAGGTGCTGCTGGGGTACCCGGACGAGGACGGCAGGCTCCCGGAGGCGCCGGCGGCGCCGTTCGAGCGCAACGGAACGTTCGTCGTCGTGCGCAAGCTCGCCATGGACGTGGCAGGCTTCCGTCGCTTCGTCCGCGACGCGGGCTATCCCGGAGGTCCCGACAAGCTCGCGGCCAAGATGGTGGGCCGCTGGCCCGACGGGACGCCCCTGGCGATCTCACCCGAGGCCCCCGACGCCGCGATCTCGGCCGATCCCGAGCGCATCAACGACTTCGCCTACGACGACGATCCCGAGGGCCTGCGCTGTCCCGTCGGCGCGCACGTGCGTCGCAGCAACCCGCGCGACTCGAAGGGGTTCTTCCACGGACGGCTCACCAACCGGCACCGGATGGTGCGCCGCGGTCGCTCGTACGGCACGCCGCTGGATGAGGACCGGCTGGATGACGACGGCACCGAGCGCGGACTGATGTTCGTGTCGTTCCAGACCGACATCTGGCGGCAGTTCGAGACGGTGCAGGCGCTGTGGATGAACGACGGCGACCCGCTCGGTGTCGGCGCCGACAAGGACTTCCTCGCCAGCGGCGACGACGACGGGGGCAAGATGACCATCCCGGGGCACCCGCCGTTCTTCCTCAAGCCGCTCCCCCGCTTCGTCACGACCCGAGGCGGGGCGTACCTCTTCCAGCCGTCGATGTCGGCGCTGCGGTGGCTCGGCGACCTGGCCTGA
- a CDS encoding N-acyl homoserine lactonase family protein, whose product MSTGAVRIRPDHARATWKPTFLWLLTSQRWTGPKPINVYVIEHERGVVVFDTGQDRASVTDPDYFPTGLAGVVFDRLARFEIAEDETLPVLMQAEGFDPAAVTHVVISHLHQDHIGGIADFPEAEVIVSRDEWDAHRKAGAEVQGYMRDHIDLPGVSWRIVDFEPTADPLLADFGGALDLFGDGSLVVLPTAGHTSGSISLLVRRPGWAPILLAGDLTFDAHHFDEEHIPGIGSRRQLRASTKRVRALRARLPGLVVAAAHDPGAAELFTAAISDPGGLEKGRP is encoded by the coding sequence GTGAGCACGGGCGCCGTCCGCATCCGCCCCGACCACGCGCGGGCCACCTGGAAGCCGACATTCCTCTGGCTGCTCACCTCGCAGCGGTGGACCGGCCCGAAGCCGATCAACGTGTACGTCATCGAGCATGAACGCGGCGTGGTCGTCTTCGACACCGGGCAGGATCGCGCGTCCGTGACCGATCCGGACTACTTCCCCACGGGACTGGCCGGGGTCGTGTTCGACCGCCTCGCGCGATTCGAGATCGCCGAGGACGAGACGCTGCCGGTCCTGATGCAGGCCGAGGGCTTCGATCCGGCCGCGGTGACGCACGTCGTCATCTCGCATCTGCACCAGGATCACATCGGCGGCATCGCCGACTTCCCCGAGGCCGAGGTCATCGTCTCGCGCGACGAGTGGGACGCGCACCGCAAGGCCGGTGCCGAGGTGCAGGGGTACATGCGCGACCACATCGACCTCCCGGGCGTGAGCTGGCGCATCGTCGACTTCGAGCCGACGGCCGATCCCCTGCTGGCGGACTTCGGCGGAGCCCTCGACCTGTTCGGCGACGGGAGCCTCGTGGTGCTTCCCACCGCCGGGCACACGTCGGGATCGATCTCTCTCCTGGTCCGTCGACCGGGGTGGGCGCCGATCCTGCTCGCGGGCGACCTCACGTTCGACGCGCATCACTTCGACGAAGAGCACATCCCCGGGATCGGCAGCCGTCGACAGCTGCGGGCCTCCACGAAGCGCGTGCGCGCCCTCCGCGCCCGGCTGCCCGGGCTCGTCGTCGCGGCCGCGCACGATCCCGGCGCCGCCGAGCTCTTCACCGCCGCGATCAGCGACCCGGGAGGACTCGAGAAGGGACGTCCATGA